Genomic window (Hypnocyclicus thermotrophus):
AAGAACAAAATTAGAAGGAAGTTTTTTAAAAGAAGAAATTTATGACGAAGAAACTGGAGAAGTAATTTTAGAATCAGAAAAAGTTATAGATGAAGAAACAGTTAATAAATTAATTAATTTAGGTATTGATGAGATACTATTTTGGGAAGTAAAACCAGAAGATAAAGTTCTAGCTAATTCTATAATTCACGATAATAGTAAAAATAGTGATGAAGCAGTATTAGAAGTTTTTAGAAAATTAAGACCTGGGGATTTAGTTACAGTTGACAGTGCTAGATCTTTGATTAGACAAATGTTCTTTAATCCTCAAAGATATGATTTAGCAGTTGTTGGAAGATATAAAATGAATAAAAGACTTAAATTAAATCTTCCAGAAAAACAGGTTTTACTTACAAAAGATGATGTAGTAACAACTGTTAATTATTTAAAAAAATTAATAAATGGAACAGGAAATACAGATGATATAGATAATTTATCAAATAGACGTGTTAGAGGTGTAGGAGAACTACTTCTTATGCAAATAAGAAGCGGAATGGCTAAAATGACAAAAATGATTAAAGAGAAAATGACTGTTCAAGAAGCAGCAAGTCTTACGCCACAGAGTTTATTAAATACAAGACCATTAAATGCGTTAATTTTAGATTTCTTTGGAAGTGGACAATTATCACAATTTATGGATCAGTCAAATCCGTTAGCTGAACTTACGCATAAAAGAAGAATATCAGCACTTGGACCAGGAGGACTTTCGAGAGAAAGAGCTGGATTTGAGGTAAGAGACGTACATGATTCACATTATGGTAGAATATGTCCAATAGAGACTCCAGAAGGACCAAATATAGGACTTATTGGTTCATTAGCAACTTATGCAAAAGTTAATAAATACGGATTTGTTGAGACACCATTTGTAAAAGTAGAAAATGGAAAAGCATTATTTGATGAAATTGTTTACTTAGCAGCAGATGAAGAAGAAGGATTATTTATTGCCCAAGCAGATACAAAAGTAGATGAAAATGGAATGTTGGAAAAAGAAGCAGTTTGTAGATATGGACATGAAATAACTCATGTACCTAGAGAAAAAGTAAATTATTTAGATGTTTCTCCAAAACAAGTTGTATCTGTTTCAGCTGGATTAATACCGTTTTTAGAACATGATGATGCTAATAGGGCATTAATGGGATCAAACATGCAAAGGCAAGCAGTACCATTACTTAGAACAGAGGCTCCATATATAGGAACTGGTATGGAAAGAAAAGTTGCAGTAGATTCTGGAGCAGTTGTTACATCTAAAGTAAAAGGTAAAGTAGTAGCTGTAGATGCAAAAAAAGTAGTTATAGAAGATGAAAAAGGTAAAGAACATACTTATAGATTACTTAATTTTGAAAGATCAAACCAAGCTATGTGTTTACATCAAAAGCCTTTAGTTGATTTAGGTGAAGAAGTTAATGTAGGAACTATTTTAGCAGATGGACCTGCAACTCAAGGTGGAGATTTAGCGCTTGGAAGAAATATTTTATTAGCATTTATGCCGTGGGAAGGATATAACTTCGAGGATGCGATATTAATATCTGATAGATTAAGAAAAGAAGATGTGTTTACATCTATCCATATAGATGAATATGAAACAGAAGCAAGATCAACAAAGCTTGGAGATGAAGAAATTACTAGAGAAATACCAAATGTAAGTGAAGAAGCACTTAGAAATCTTGATGAAAATGGTGTTATTAGAGTAGGTGCAGAGGTAGGACCAGGAGATATATTAGTAGGTAAAACTACTCCAAAAGGAGAAACTGAACCACCTGCAGAAGAAAAACTTTTAAGAGCTATATTTGGTGAAAAAGCTAGAGATGTAAGAGATACTTCATTAAGAATGCCACATGGTTCTAAAGGGACGGTAGTAGAAGTTTTAGAATTATCTAGAGAAAATGGCGATGAATTAAAAGCTGGTGTAAATAAGGTAATAAGAATATTTGTTGCTGAAAAAAGAAAGATAAATGTTGGAGATAAAATGTCTGGTAGACATGGAAATAAAGGAGTTGTTTCAAGAGTACTTCCAGCAGAAGATATGCCTTTCTTAGAAGATGGAACACATTTAGATATATTACTTAATCCTTTAGGAGTACCTTCGCGTATGAATATAGGGCAGGTATTAGAAGTACATTTAGGACTTGCAATGGGAAATTTAAATGGTGGAACACATATTGCGACTCCTGTATTTGATGGTGCTTCAGAAGAACAAATAAAAGATTATTTAGAGAAAGCTGGATTTAATAGAAATGGAAAAGTAACATTATATGATGGAAGAACTGGAGAAAAATTTGATAATCCGGTAACTGTAGGTAGAATGTATATGTTAAAACTTCATCATTTAGTAGAAGATAAAATGCATGCAAGAGCAATAGGACCATATTCTTTAGTTACTCAGCAACCTTTAGGAGGAAAAGCTCAATTTGGAGGACAAAGATTAGGAGAAATGGAAGTTTGGGCACTTGAAGCATATGGGGCATCAAATATATTACAAGAAATGTTAACAGTAAAATCAGATGATGTTGTAGGAAGAACAAAAACTTATGAAGCAATAGTAAAAGGTGAAGAAATGCCAGATCCAGATATTCCAGAATCATTTAGAGTATTATTAAAAGAATTCCAGTCATTGGCATTAGATGTAGAACTATTTACTGATGATGGAGATGTTATTGATATAGATAGAGAAAGTTTAAAAGAAGATGAAATTACAGAGTTTTCTTTAGCAGATTTGAAAAAAAATGAAAAGTAATAATATAAAAAGAAGTTAAAGAACTTTTTTAAGGAGGCTTTATATTATATGAATATAAAAAAGTTTGATCGTATTAGAATTAGGTTAGCTTCTCCAGAAAAAATAAGAGAATGGTCTTATGGAGAGGTAAAAAAACCTGAAACTATAAACTATAGAACACTTAATCCTGAAATGGAAGGTTTATTCTGTGAAAGAATATTTGGACCAACCAAAGATTGGGAATGTGCTTGTGGAAAATATAAAAGAATGAGATATAAAGGTTTAGTTTGTGAGAAATGTGGAGTAGAAGTAACTAAATCTAAAGTAAGAAGAGAAAGAATGGGGCATATATCATTGGCTGCCCCTGTATCTCATATTTGGTATTCAAAAGGTACTCCTAATAAAATGAGTTTAATTTTAGGAATTAGTCCTAAAGAATTAGAATCTGTATTATATTTTGCTAGATATATAGTAACAGAAAGTCATGAAAGCTCTGTAAAAGTAGGGAAAATATTAACTGAAAGAGAGTACAAATTATATAAGCAACAATATAAAACTAAAATAGAAGCAAAAATGGGAGCAGAAGCTATATTAAAGCTTTTAAAAACATTAAATTTAGGAGCGCTTCATAAAGAATTAGAAAAAGAGTTAGAAGAAGTAAATTCAGCACAAAAAAGAAAAAAAATTGTTAAAAGATTAAAAATTGTAAGAGATTTTATTAATTCTGGTAATAGACCTGATTGGATGATATTAAGAGAACTGCCAGTTATACCAGCTGACCTTAGACCAATGGTTCAATTAGATGGAGGGAGATTTGCTACATCTGATCTTAATGATTTATATAGAAGAGTTATAAATAGAAATAATAGATTAAAAAGATTGATGGATATAAATGCACCTGAAATCGTTGTAAAAAATGAAAAAAGAATGTTACAAGAAGCAGTAGATGCTCTGATTGACAACGGTAGAAGAGGAAAACCAGTTGTTACTCAAAATAATAGAGAATTAAAATCTCTTTCTGATATGCTTA
Coding sequences:
- the rpoB gene encoding DNA-directed RNA polymerase subunit beta, encoding MSKLIERLNFGRIKERGEMPHFLEFQLSSYEDFIQAKKAPNNRENKGLEQAFREMFPIESSNGDIKLEYMWYELHENEFPLNDELECKKRGKTYSASLKVKLRLVNKKAGDEIQESLVYFGEIPLMTERATFIINGAERVVVSQLHRSPGVSFNKEMNIQTGKDLFVGKIIPYKGTWLEFETDKNDFLNVKIDRKKKVLATVFLKAVEFFNTNTEILEEFFETKSLSLKEYIAKYDSREELLEVLRTKLEGSFLKEEIYDEETGEVILESEKVIDEETVNKLINLGIDEILFWEVKPEDKVLANSIIHDNSKNSDEAVLEVFRKLRPGDLVTVDSARSLIRQMFFNPQRYDLAVVGRYKMNKRLKLNLPEKQVLLTKDDVVTTVNYLKKLINGTGNTDDIDNLSNRRVRGVGELLLMQIRSGMAKMTKMIKEKMTVQEAASLTPQSLLNTRPLNALILDFFGSGQLSQFMDQSNPLAELTHKRRISALGPGGLSRERAGFEVRDVHDSHYGRICPIETPEGPNIGLIGSLATYAKVNKYGFVETPFVKVENGKALFDEIVYLAADEEEGLFIAQADTKVDENGMLEKEAVCRYGHEITHVPREKVNYLDVSPKQVVSVSAGLIPFLEHDDANRALMGSNMQRQAVPLLRTEAPYIGTGMERKVAVDSGAVVTSKVKGKVVAVDAKKVVIEDEKGKEHTYRLLNFERSNQAMCLHQKPLVDLGEEVNVGTILADGPATQGGDLALGRNILLAFMPWEGYNFEDAILISDRLRKEDVFTSIHIDEYETEARSTKLGDEEITREIPNVSEEALRNLDENGVIRVGAEVGPGDILVGKTTPKGETEPPAEEKLLRAIFGEKARDVRDTSLRMPHGSKGTVVEVLELSRENGDELKAGVNKVIRIFVAEKRKINVGDKMSGRHGNKGVVSRVLPAEDMPFLEDGTHLDILLNPLGVPSRMNIGQVLEVHLGLAMGNLNGGTHIATPVFDGASEEQIKDYLEKAGFNRNGKVTLYDGRTGEKFDNPVTVGRMYMLKLHHLVEDKMHARAIGPYSLVTQQPLGGKAQFGGQRLGEMEVWALEAYGASNILQEMLTVKSDDVVGRTKTYEAIVKGEEMPDPDIPESFRVLLKEFQSLALDVELFTDDGDVIDIDRESLKEDEITEFSLADLKKNEK